DNA sequence from the Streptomyces sp. NBC_01497 genome:
ACCGAGGCGGTCGGCGAGTGCTTCCGCCCGGTTCAGGAGATTCGTCGCCGTAGCCCGGTCCTGGCGCCGGGCCGCCGCGATGGCTGCCCGCAGGAAGATCATGCCCAGCAGGCTCAGGGCGGCCGGATCGGTCTCGTCGACCCGGGCCGACAACCACCTCGCCGCCGTGTCGCCCAGCTCCATGGCCTCGTCGTACCGGCCGTTGGCCAGCAAGGCATGTGTGCCGGACCGTGCGGCGGACGCGAGGACCAGCGGGTCGCCGGATTCGTCGGCGGCCCGCATGGCGCGTTCGGCGGCGAGCCACGAGATGTCGGACTCCCCGATCTTGGCGAGCGTCGTGGCGGCGAGGTGATGTACCCGGGCGGAAACGGCCCAGCATTCCCGGCTCTCCGTGGCGGAACGCGCCGCACGATCCTCAAGTTCCTGGGCGGTCTGAAGGAGGCCGGGGAGCCCGGCGATCACCTTGCCGAGGCGACCGGACTGATAGTCGCTCCAGGTCTGTTCGGCGAGCTCCGCGCTCGGGCCAGGGTTTGGGAGTTGTGCCTCGGCCTCCGGCCCGAACAGCAGCCGGGAGAGGCGACGCGGACTCATCAACGCGTCGCGGACGGCCGGGACGTCATCCTGCTGCCTCTCGTCCTCCATGAGTACGGGCTGGCCGACCAACTCCCCGAGCGGCACGCGCAGCACACGGGCCAGTTCGGCGAGCATGTCGATGCGCGGTGGCTTGCGCCGACCGGACTCCGCTTTCACCAGCCAGTCCGTGCTGCGGCCGACCAGCCCGGCCAGTACCTGCTGCGTGTACCCGCGGCGTCTGCGGTGGAAGGCGATCCGCTCGCCGATGCTCAGGTGATCTCCGAGACCACGCATACGTGCTGCCTCCCGTGATGTAGGGGCGGTCCCTACGATAGCTACGCGGCAACGTGATGGAGTGGGATCACGTTTCCGTGGGTCCCTGCGTTGCCCGAGCTCAAAGTGAAGGCACTGGTGCACGGAGGTACGGACGATCTGTCCGGGACTGAGCGGCCCCGGGCTCGCGTCAGGAGGCTGCTGGTTCATGAGGGTGGTCGCCTACTTGACGTGCCCCATCGATATCAGCCAGCCAGTGGAGTCGAGATCATGACCGCACGGGAGTGCGTTGTCGTCGTCGGGGCAGGGGTGTCCGGACTCACCACGGCCGTCGTACTCGCCGAGGCCGGGGCTTCGGTGCGCGTGATCGCTGGGCAGGTACCCGGTGCCACTTCACTTGCGGCCGGGGCGATGTGGGGCCCGTACCTGGTCGAGCCGAAAGACAAGGTCGACCGGTGGGGCCAGCGGTCCCTGGAGATCTTTCGCGAACTCGCCGAGGACCAGGCGACGGGCGTCCGGCTGACCAGCGGCATCGAGGCGTCCCGAACAGCCGAGGCCGCCCCTGACTGGGCCACCGCGCTGCCTGGTTTCCGCCCGTGCGAGCCTGCCGAACTCCCCACCGGGTTCACCGCGGGCTACCGGTTCACCGTGCCGCTCATCGATATGCCGGTCTACCTGGACTACCTCCTGCGCCGATTGCGCGATGCCGGGGGTGCAGTCGAGCGACGACAGCTGGCCACGCTCGCGGATGCCGGTCCGACTTCGGTGATCGTCAACTGCGCCGGCCTCGGCGCACGCGACCTGGTGCCAGACCCGGAACTCCGGCCCATCCGCGGCCAGCACGTCGTCGTCACCAACCCCGGTCTGACCGAGTTCTTCTCCGAGGACACCGGCCCCTCCCCGGACCTCTTGTGCTTCTACCCGCATGGCGACACCGTCGTCCTGGGCGGCACTGCCATTGAGGGAGAGGCCGATCTCTCCACCGACGCCAAGGCTGCGGCGGCCATCCTCGCCCGCTGCGCCGAGGTCGAACCCCGCCTTGCGAAGGCCCGAGTCCTGGAGCACCGGATCGGCGCCCGACCAACCCGCACCAGAGTCCGTGTGGAGGAGGAACAGTGGGAAGACGGCACCGTGGTCGTGCACAACTGCGGGCACGGTGGTGCCGGCGTCACGCTGTCGTGGGGGTGCGCCGAGGAAGCTCGGGCGTTGCTCTTCGTCAAGTGATCTGACTGGAGGAACAGTTTTTGCCGGAGATGACGGAGAAGCAGCCGGGCGTGGCGGCGGCCATCATCGTTCACGGGGGACGTGTACTGATGGTGCGTCGTCGTGTCAGGGAGGGGTCGCTCTCCTGGCAGTTCCCGGCCGGCAAGGTCGAACCCGGTGAGACTTGTGAAGAGGCGGCCGTGCGTGAGACGCGGGAGGAGACAGGTTTGGCCGTGGCGGCTGTGGAGCGACTCGGTGAGCGGGTTCACCCGGAGACGGGGCGGCAGATGTCCTACATCGCCTGCGAGGTACGGAGTGGCACTGCCCGTATCGCAGCACCCGACGAGGTGGCCGATCTTGCGTGGCTGGCGCATGGTGCGGTCTCTCGCTATGTGCCGTTTGGACTGTTCGGGCCTGTGCGGGTGTACCTCGACGCAGCCCTCTCCCGTTGAGAGCAGCCCGGAAGGCGGCGGCCCAAGGCTCGCTGTCGACCGGGTACACGTCAGCGGGCGCGGGCCGAGTCAGTGAAGCGAAATGGGCGCTGAGCCAGTCCGCGATACGAGATCGTTCACGGAGTCCCGGCGCGCTTATAGCCGACCCACAACCGGCCGCCGGCCTGCTCCAGCACCTTGTCCACAACGGTCACGAGAGGCTCCACTCTCCCGCCCAGAACCTCTTGTAGCCCGTGACGGAGGTGCGTGCTGAGCCCCGGTGCGGTCGTCCCAAGGCGCCGGGCCAGCCACTTTCCACCGCCACCCCAAGAACCGCCTATGGCCAGCGCCAGCTCACCAGTCCGTCGGACCAGTTCGGTGGCGATGAACAGACGCTCGTTCCGGTCGCCGCTTCCCGCGAGATCGTCCAGGAGGTCGGTGATCGCGTAGCGCCGGTCGTCGATCTCTTCCGCCGACAACGGGGGTGGTCCTGCGGTGGTCAGCTTCCGAGCCTCTGCGGCGATACGCGCTCCGAGCCCATCGGTGTCGAGGAGCAGCAACCCATCGGCACACATCCACAGCAGCGGTGACCGGCGCCTGTGTAGCTCCCGTTCGACGTAGGCGTGCCATGTCTCGTCGGTGTGTACGAACACCTCCACCGGCCACTCTGCGTACTGGAGACTTTCCCGGTACGGGGCCGGGGCGCCGTGGAGCAGCACCACGATGTCGAGGTCTGACGTCGCCGTGCGGCGGCCTGTCACGACGCTGCCTCCCAGGAACGCGGCACGCGCGTCCGGGGGTTGTCCATTTACGACGGCGTGTGCGGCCTCGATCGCATCCATGAGGCAACTATCAGCACGGTCGCCACCGCGCGCACATCGTTTTCCGGGGCGTGACCGGTTGCCTCCCGCTCCGTGCCGGGGTTCGCCGCAGGCAGACAGCACAGATCCACGAATGACTGGCCAACACTGCGATGGCATGTCAACGTGGACGATCTTCCCGCGAAAGCGCCAGGTCGAATAGGAGATCCCCGTAACTGCGGCAGCCCATGCCGGATTCTCCATCATCATCGCGCCTTTACTGAGGCATGAGAGGCCGCGCGGTCTGAGGCCGAGTCGCCTTCGTGACAGATCAGTTGGACTCGCGTGCTCTCCCCTGGTTGTGGACGACACGGAGCGTGTGCGGAAGCTCGCGGTAGAGCCTGACGGCGGCCATCGCCTACGTGAAGAAGGCAGGGCGCGGGGATACCAGGTCGGCCATCCGCCCCAGGCCGACAGGAACCCAGCGCGGATTTCCTGTCCAGTGCCGCAAGAACGTCGGCGGCGACAAGAACCCTCACGAGCCCTTGGAGGCACCCCTGCATCCCGACTTCCCGTGCGGACCAACCACCCCGGCTAGCAACCCACCCGCCTACTGGGTCGGTCCTCGGCACCTGGCCGGTGACGACGGGCGTCTCTACGACACCGTCGCTGATGCGCTCGCCGGCCTGGGCTGGACGAGCCTCATGATCGTTCGCGGGCGGCAGGAACGGGACGAGGCGCCGGAGGACCGTCAGGTCCTGCGCAGCACCGTCCTGCACGTCAGTCCCGACGCCTTGAGATGGGCGCAATGGGTTTTGCCGGACGAGCCGTTCCACCTGGGGAACCAGCCGATCGCCTGGCAGGTGTCCGCTCGTTCGGACCTGAGCAGCCCGCTCGCCCGGTGGTCGGCCTACTTCACCCGTGATGTCCCCGGTGAGGTCCTCGCCGACTTCCTTGCCGCACTCGACGCCTGCGAGCAGCCCGCCCTGCCGTTCGGTGGCCACGAGCCGGTCCTCGACGCGGTTACGGCGAACGGCTGGCTACGAGACGCCGACCAGCCCGGCGCTGCGGCGGCGGATCCGACCTTCGCCTCCCACATCCGTCTCGGTGAGATGCCGCCGCTCATTCAGGACGCCGACCCATTGGCGTTGGTGGTTGAGGCTGACGACGCGGTCCTGGCCGGGTGGCAGGCGTGGGCCGAGCCCACGCGCGGGGCGGGCTACTTGTGGGCGGCGTCGTTCGGCCTCGGCGTGCCGCCCGACCTCGTCGCCGTCTTCGCCGACTCCCTCAGCTCCAGCGCACCGGTCCTGCGCCGGGTGCTGCCGGAAAGCACGCGCGATCGGCTCCTGCGCGCCCCAGCCGGCTGAGAGCCGTCCAACCCGTCGAAGCCGGGCCCCATAGCGGGAGGCCCGGCTTCGATCGTCGGCTATGTGCCCTCGTCACCCGGTCAGCGTCGACGACCGGCATTGTTCGCGGTGCGCGGCGCTTGCAGGGTGCCGGCGGCCGGGGAACGCGGGTGCCGACCGCCTCCGGAGCCTGTGCCCTGGAGGCCGTCGGCGAGGGCGGGCAGGCGGGCGGTGCGTCGCAGTCGCCAGACGAGCACGTCGCTGATGGAGGCGGCGGAGTCGAGTTCGCGTCGTCGGGCGGCTTCGGTCAGCAGGGCAGCCGCGTCGTGGCCGGCTCTGTGGACGTCGTCGAGGGTGGCCGCCAGGGCGGGCCAGGCGGGTTCGGCCTGGACTCGTTGGGCCAGGTCCGGCAAGACCTGGTGGAGAAGTGCGGCGTGCCCCTGTCGAAGACGCGGGTCCAGGTGTTGGCCTCGCCGGCGGAGGAGTGTCATGGGTTGGGTCGCGGCGGCCTGGTAGGCGGCGCGCAGATGTTCGGCGGTTCGCTGGGCGGCGGCGGCCTGCTGGCTGTGGTGCTTCCTGGCGTGCCAGTTCGCTGCTGCGATGGCGAGGAAGAAGGCCATGTCGATGAGCATGGCGGTGGTGGCACCGTCTTCGCCGCGGCCCAGGGCGGTCCCGCTCTGCACAAGATCGCGGGCGGCCTGGCGCAGGGCGCGGTCACGCCCGTGTACGGCCCTGATGTGGGAGCGGCCGGCTCGCTCGAACGCGGAGGCCGCCTCGCGGAGTTGATCACGGGTGTGGGCGGCGGAGGTCTGGGCGAGGGCGTCCAGGACCTCGCCCGCTGCGGCGATCTGGGCGGCTGCCGAGCCGTCGTCGCCGTGGTCGATGATCAGCAGCGCCTGCCAGGTGGCGGCGGTGGCCCTGCGCCGAGCGAACGCGGGACCAGTCACGTCCGGCAGGCCGCGCTGGGCCGGTTCGGAGCCGTCGGCC
Encoded proteins:
- a CDS encoding nucleotidyltransferase domain-containing protein, which translates into the protein MDAIEAAHAVVNGQPPDARAAFLGGSVVTGRRTATSDLDIVVLLHGAPAPYRESLQYAEWPVEVFVHTDETWHAYVERELHRRRSPLLWMCADGLLLLDTDGLGARIAAEARKLTTAGPPPLSAEEIDDRRYAITDLLDDLAGSGDRNERLFIATELVRRTGELALAIGGSWGGGGKWLARRLGTTAPGLSTHLRHGLQEVLGGRVEPLVTVVDKVLEQAGGRLWVGYKRAGTP
- a CDS encoding NUDIX hydrolase, which codes for MTEKQPGVAAAIIVHGGRVLMVRRRVREGSLSWQFPAGKVEPGETCEEAAVRETREETGLAVAAVERLGERVHPETGRQMSYIACEVRSGTARIAAPDEVADLAWLAHGAVSRYVPFGLFGPVRVYLDAALSR
- a CDS encoding helix-turn-helix domain-containing protein, which gives rise to MRGLGDHLSIGERIAFHRRRRGYTQQVLAGLVGRSTDWLVKAESGRRKPPRIDMLAELARVLRVPLGELVGQPVLMEDERQQDDVPAVRDALMSPRRLSRLLFGPEAEAQLPNPGPSAELAEQTWSDYQSGRLGKVIAGLPGLLQTAQELEDRAARSATESRECWAVSARVHHLAATTLAKIGESDISWLAAERAMRAADESGDPLVLASAARSGTHALLANGRYDEAMELGDTAARWLSARVDETDPAALSLLGMIFLRAAIAAARRQDRATATNLLNRAEALADRLGSDENHWQTSFGPTNVVLHRLSAELDLDNISYVVEHGQIDVGHMPPERGVSHRIDHARALSLAGQGDSAFAELRTAEHVSPQLVRNNPRVRDTLRDLIKRSPATGGARSSEVFMMAQRCRAVE
- a CDS encoding relaxase/mobilization nuclease domain-containing protein, whose translation is MIPSLHKRGGKTVGLIRYLYGPGTHEEHTDPHLVAAFDPLTPDPGRDPKATCGQLQRLLDQPVNALPVGRRPKKHVWHLSVRASPEDPILPDEDWAAIARRMLAATGIAPDGDDAACRWAAVRHADDHIHIIATLVRDDGRRPRLHNEARRAQNEARRVEADYRLRRVAPGDGTAAKRPTSAERRKAERQGRDRTAREELRRTVRHAVAGATSEEEFFGRLAAAGLLIRKRVAPSGDLLGYKIALTDDRNKDGDPVFYSGSKLAPDLSLPRIRERWALPAEAAVPADGSEPAQRGLPDVTGPAFARRRATAATWQALLIIDHGDDGSAAAQIAAAGEVLDALAQTSAAHTRDQLREAASAFERAGRSHIRAVHGRDRALRQAARDLVQSGTALGRGEDGATTAMLIDMAFFLAIAAANWHARKHHSQQAAAAQRTAEHLRAAYQAAATQPMTLLRRRGQHLDPRLRQGHAALLHQVLPDLAQRVQAEPAWPALAATLDDVHRAGHDAAALLTEAARRRELDSAASISDVLVWRLRRTARLPALADGLQGTGSGGGRHPRSPAAGTLQAPRTANNAGRRR
- a CDS encoding DUF317 domain-containing protein — encoded protein: MEAPLHPDFPCGPTTPASNPPAYWVGPRHLAGDDGRLYDTVADALAGLGWTSLMIVRGRQERDEAPEDRQVLRSTVLHVSPDALRWAQWVLPDEPFHLGNQPIAWQVSARSDLSSPLARWSAYFTRDVPGEVLADFLAALDACEQPALPFGGHEPVLDAVTANGWLRDADQPGAAAADPTFASHIRLGEMPPLIQDADPLALVVEADDAVLAGWQAWAEPTRGAGYLWAASFGLGVPPDLVAVFADSLSSSAPVLRRVLPESTRDRLLRAPAG
- a CDS encoding FAD-dependent oxidoreductase translates to MTARECVVVVGAGVSGLTTAVVLAEAGASVRVIAGQVPGATSLAAGAMWGPYLVEPKDKVDRWGQRSLEIFRELAEDQATGVRLTSGIEASRTAEAAPDWATALPGFRPCEPAELPTGFTAGYRFTVPLIDMPVYLDYLLRRLRDAGGAVERRQLATLADAGPTSVIVNCAGLGARDLVPDPELRPIRGQHVVVTNPGLTEFFSEDTGPSPDLLCFYPHGDTVVLGGTAIEGEADLSTDAKAAAAILARCAEVEPRLAKARVLEHRIGARPTRTRVRVEEEQWEDGTVVVHNCGHGGAGVTLSWGCAEEARALLFVK